A part of Variovorax sp. HW608 genomic DNA contains:
- a CDS encoding winged helix-turn-helix transcriptional regulator, whose translation MVALDLLGRRTALRVLWELRGEPLTFRALQDACETNTRLLNTRLTELKEAGLVEHAEGGYRLTDEGRRLAKALQPLSKWADQWGLRQGQRLP comes from the coding sequence ATGGTGGCGCTCGACCTGCTTGGTCGGCGCACCGCTTTGCGTGTGCTTTGGGAACTGCGCGGAGAGCCGCTGACTTTCAGGGCTCTTCAGGATGCCTGTGAGACGAATACGAGGCTGCTCAACACCCGTTTGACCGAATTGAAGGAGGCCGGCCTTGTCGAGCACGCGGAGGGAGGGTATCGGCTGACCGATGAAGGCAGACGCCTTGCGAAAGCACTCCAGCCGCTTTCAAAGTGGGCTGACCAATGGGGTCTTCGACAAGGCCAAAGATTGCCTTGA